Proteins found in one Salvelinus alpinus chromosome 11, SLU_Salpinus.1, whole genome shotgun sequence genomic segment:
- the LOC139534653 gene encoding zinc finger translocation-associated protein-like isoform X1: MEEKETGESEPVVLPCAEQADSLSLIISGEEEATQEQSDLGHCSGEKDGLTNGQVGDDDEEEMVTPLWSPGTSYWSVTEGPDSPFLLSPIPGPSGRKEKVQCASRPGLSRIPGRDHRRYYHEYWRSEFLMDFDPRRHGMICMVCGSSLATLKLSTIKRHIRQKHPDSLLWSSADKEVIRSGWESHLGLEGGQRLYCPAGGVAAISQGQEEELLDCARHSTGKPGGMVSPKLQPRSTTPSPSPSVPLQQEELPGPSAKTLERYLNDSLHAWFRQEFLMEYQAEAGRLVCMVCGRPLPSLHLDHIKSHVLDIHPQSLVYSSEEKHCILQTWAQTHESNPLNDFIKSEPNTKDERDAGVDFSDELETIQIGSDTYAEDNDEALSEIQDMVDSGDGVGGAPEMTTPILPLHQPRKRRLRGGFPWRLRLDYMVAYGPQGRGTFCMVCSQALPMAKVSSFRRHIQECHPETTSLAREERDAMAEAWTKEAPTEDNPAVQMKEEVDPSDIVSLPVAGEMADNNNRTTKMATPKAVKKEEGVATMPATPGRHGHYPGKDQRRNYQVRWRMEFLMDYDCRRHGLICMVCGATLATLKVSTIKRHIQQVHPHSLVYGPNERQQALLSYNQTALHFVHSDDCFSSQDHGHTALGQTTAGLFVR; the protein is encoded by the exons ATGGAAGAGAAAGAGACCGGGGAGAGCGAGCCTGTGGTCCTTCCGTGTGCTGAGCAGGCAGATTCTCTCTCATTAATAATAAGCGGAGAGGAGGAAGCGACGCAAGAGCAGAGTGACTTGGGACACTGTTCAGGAG AGAAGGACGGTCTGACCAATGGCCAGGTGGGCGATGATGACGAGGAAGAGATGGTGACCCCCCTTTGGTCCCCAGGCACCAGCTACTGGAGTGTCACCGAGGGTCCGGACTCccccttcctcctttctcccatCCCGGGCCCCTCTGGACGCAAAGAGAAGGTCCAATGCGCCTCCCGACCCGGCCTCAGCCGCATCCCGGGCAGGGATCATCGGCGCTATTACCACGAGTACTGGCGCAGCGAGTTCCTGATGGACTTTGACCCCCGTCGCCACGGCATGATCTGCATGGTGTGTGGGAGCTCGCTGGCCACGCTCAAACTCAGTACCATCAAGAGGCATATTAGACAGAAGCACCCGGactctctgctgtggagctcgGCCGACAAGGAGGTGATCCGTTCGGGCTGGGAAAGCCACCTGGGTCTGGAGGGGGGCCAGAGGCTGTACTGTCCGGCCGGAGGGGTGGCCGCCATCTCccagggacaggaggaggagctgCTGGACTGTGCTCGCCACTCCACCG GAAAACCTGGTGGTATGGTGTCCCCCAAACTCCAGCCCCGGTCCACGACCCCATCACCCTCTCCCTCAGTCCCCCTCCAGCAGGAGGAGCTCCCCGGGCCCTCTGCCAAGACCCTGGAGCGCTACCTGAACGACTCGCTCCACGCCTGGTTCCGACAGGAGTTCCTCATGGAGTACCAGGCGGAGGCGGGCAGGCTGGTTTGCATGGTGTGCGGCCGTCCGCTGCCCTCGCTCCACCTGGACCACATCAAGAGCCACGTGCTTGACATCCACCCCCAGTCGCTGGTCTACAGCTCGGAGGAGAAGCACTGCATCCTGCAGACCTGGGCCCAGACACATG AATCCAACCCTCTAAACGACTTCATCAAATCTGAGCCCAACACCAAAGACGAGAGAGATGCTGGGGTGGACTTCTCTGATGAGCTGGAGACCATTCAGATCGGCTCAGACACGTATGCAGAGGACAACGATGAGGCGTTATCAGAGATACAGGACATGGTTGATAGCGGTGATGGCGTTGGTGGAGCTCCAGAGATGAccactcccatactccctctCCACCAACCCAGGAAGAGGCGTCTCCGTGGGGGCTTCCCCTGGCGGCTGCGCCTGGACTACATGGTGGCCTACGGACCCCAGGGTCGTGGCACCTTCTGCATGGTGTGCTCCCAGGCCCTGCCCATGGCCAAGGTGAGCAGCTTCCGCCGCCACATCCAGGAATGCCACCCTGAGACCACCAGCCTGGCCCGGGAGGAGAGGGATGCCATGGCCGAGGCCTGGACCAAAGAGGCTCCCACGGAAGACAACCCTGCCGTGCAGATGAAAGAAG AAGTGGACCCCAGTGACATTGTCAGCCTCCCTGTGGCGGGAGAGATGgccgacaacaacaacaggaccaCCAAGATGGCCACCCCCAAGGCCGTAAAGAAGGAGGAGGGGGTCGCCACCATGCCTGCGACTCCGGGGCGCCACGGCCACTACCCGGGCAAGGACCAGCGGCGGAACTACCAGGTGCGCTGGAGGATGGAGTTTCTGATGGACTATGACTGCCGGAGACACGGGTTGATCTGTATGGTGTGCGGGGCGACATTAGCCACTCTCAAAGTCAGCACCATCAAGAGACACATCCAACAGGTTCACCCTCATTCTCTGGTGTATGGCCCCAACGAGAGACAGCAGGCCCTGCTCAGCTACAACCAGACTGCCCTGCACTTCGTCCACTCGGATGACTGTTTCTCCTCACAAGACCACGGACACACGGCACTCGGACAGACGACCGCTGGCCTCTTTGTCCGCTAG
- the LOC139534651 gene encoding uncharacterized protein, with protein MPTTKGTGGAGSPRGQRYRPASEFDDATLAQKREYWKTKKREQRAKLSEVKREKDTNRVCNSLGRNAVHKTLTSMVLNPSASCSMAGSAPTLLNSDGSYQTNVDGAPVVLLKGKGSAISYHLNHSVAEEDQNSSSANQKEKWFQRIKLDKVLPQFPTSSTGPGEGAMVCKMSVKSSPTGGTVIGTVTSAKPNGVLLNSGSSLPLGRVAVRPSGSAPRQPQSGMTILNGGSPVVSTQKHLATQSVSRPDALTETQVTVRVQPGPLTANITSGLPIVTNQPAPVLIHKPEGRPIGMKVTQLGGTKRDPVTGQEVSCINDTSATLETAEDKAAKRRENWRIKKREQRAKQAVRLTKARERITNMEITLQKAGPNVVIERPPSALSGQGHRQCINRVRVPFISAGRLLKNARAVASVVVKRESEDSVLAKLTAVNANQQTVQVKVENPQDAEPTMQTGMASNVIGFKPAGEPSRRLPGPGQFANTSQGMVRCRTPRQRFIEIQRNFLGQRNMRKSPCHATAFKTCNALREDPTETPEQRVSRKREYWRVKKREQRAKLSVEVRAKMKEKDALMRRVNRYQSILEDMRKARAAGCNTLPQPTGNGPTHTSASETIGGFIKEDGTLTNTIPQMYLITEAKETGDEIGGIGGMPVNNSFTNTNIQRQHQLLPKHTGDTYSNMVHQIRVNPPPLIRPAQVNVSCPPIGLSIRKPPRLVSGSPPKNLPNPHTVVQPQSRITLTHPQNIQNTFPGLPTAIPKPASWVMQMAVKASTASAALNLDPKLTEEEKMAKKREYWRVKKREQRAARATRLRQGVQARGKTASQKRRNQRLARLAIAIPNVNNTLTIKPLSNTSVSTSPQGDQIKQERGSTSTDAPCPLLEQPLCVDIKPSRCSPPPQTEPPDPASSADSQATTLLVVASMKKLLEESLSTVADWKTEQPDCITEQLPCKSDPQTCSYKDASVQMEVKPNLPLLTLEDEEKVSLSGDLSLEVKGWKVDADALPSCQVTICPLSPHPKDSPLSSPCTESLSFPAPPPSEPTSHTPTHSWSHTAASRGPPLPRRAQRLRAKKAGHHHCCSPEPPKLHHQPQQQQQQPPHQQHENQHRHQPPHQQHQNQQQLQQHQHAPEVTGQNVTLEKKREYWRTIKRQQRARTARQGGGGLRRGDYGRRLALKAAQVSNLLIVKTHTQRPVQRSGSFGLHTAPLLELQSPPLLQPISPPASGPKASLSMVTNIPTLLVVDPTTSNMGQPYDTTQLNPPVNCTSISNSPIGHTGSPQTSHSFSTVSIPIGGGVTVPPLSEGKKDGLLLVENQQEAAPGSSADSPHVLKWRLRVQETSDTDTSPIATLTPPPNPLTSIKLLPIQHPSQTSSFTPTQTPFKYQGAQISQSGNVQNVRSPTLQGLTKSPIYISPMGPPKPVPGESEEETLRKKREYWRVRKKEQRARKAMRDGEMTEKRPSVNWQPILPNTHHPQQLLEEMETQEQDPDRWFNTSEDSELLLSTSTETDMCYFPDFGQTEPLEDESELLFLHDDLGDNYDGAISDAVWRNRYLMDYDPLNQLLVCMVCGELQYSHSLEGVRAHIDEAHPDTLSLESPEHLRILEAWDEQVSRRERFFTSQLQQHSGTMGGDSVNLPAEVMVDTEDSSYPTNSKSSRTIKRL; from the exons ATGCCAACCACCAAGGGAACTGGAGGGGCTGGCAGCCCACGGGGTCAGCGCTACCGTCCAGCCTCAGAGTTCGACGATGCCACACTTGCCCAAAAGAGAGAGTACTGGAAGACCAAGAAACGAGAGCAGAGGGCCAAGCTGTCAGAGGTCAAGAGGGAAAAAGATACAAACAGAGTATGTAACTCCTTGGGCAGAAATGCAGTCCATAAGACCCTAACCTCTATGGTGTTGAATCCCAGTGCCTCTTGTTCAATGGCAGGGTCTGCCCCCACTTTGTTGAATAGCGATGGTTCCTACCAAACCAATGTCGATGGTGCACCTGTAGTTTTATTAAAGGGAAAGGGTTCTGCTATCTCCTATCATCTGAACCATAGTGTTGCGGAAGAGGACCAAAACTCTTCCTCAGCAAACCAAAAGGAGAAGTGGTTCCAGAGGATAAAACTTGACAAAGTCTTGCCTCAGTTCCCAACGTCCAGTACAGGTCCAGGAGAAGGTGCGATGGTCTGCAAGATGTCGGTGAAAAGTTCCCCAACAGGGGGCACTGTGATCGGAACGGTTACCTCAGCCAAACCCAACGGAGTGCTGCTCAACAGTGGCTCCTCCTTGCCTCTGGGAAGAGTGGCAGTGAGACCCTCAGGTTCTGCACCTCGCCAACCACAGAGCGGAATGACTATTCTGAATGGCGGCTCTCCTGTAGTGTCAACACAGAAGCATCTGGCCACCCAGAGTGTATCAAGGCCTGATGCGTTAACTGAGACGCAAGTTACCGTGCGTGTTCAGCCTGGACCGCTAACTGCTAACATTACCTCAGGGTTGCCCATCGTGACCAATCAGCCTGCCCCTGTCCTCATTCACAAACCAGAGGGTAGGCCTATAGGGATGAAAGTAACACAACTAGGTGGGACAAAGCGTGACCCGGTCACAGGCCAAGAAGTTAGTTGTATCAACGACACATCAGCTACACTGGAGACTGCGGAGGACAAAGCCGCCAAGCGCAGAGAGAATTGGCGCATCAAGAAGCGAGAACAGAGAGCGAAGCAGGCGGTTAGGTTAACGAAGGCTAGAGAGAGAATCACGAACATGGAGATAACGTTGCAAAAAGCTGGACCCAACGTGGTCATTGAACGTCCTCCGTCTGCTTTGAGTGGACAGGGCCATAGGCAGTGTATTAATAGAGTCAGGGTCCCGTTCATCTCAGCCGGACGCCTGCTGAAGAACGCCAGAGCAGTGGCTAGCGTTGTAGTCAAAAGGGAGTCTGAGGATTCAGTCCTGGCTAAGCTAACTGCAGTCAACGCTAATCAACAGACTGTTCAGGTAAAAGTAGAGAATCCGCAGGACGctgaaccaacaatgcagacTGGCATGGCATCGAATGTCATTGGTTTTAAACCTGCAGGGGAACCAAGCAGAAGGCTCCCTGGTCCAGGGCAGTTTGCCAACACTAGCCAAGGTATGGTCCGTTGTAGGACTCCGAGACAGAGGTTCATTGAAATCCAAAGGAATTTCCTGGGTCAGAGAAACATGAGAAAGTCCCCCTGTCATGCTACAGCCTTCAAAACCTGCAACGCACTCCGAGAGGACCCAACGGAGACACCCGAGCAGAGGGTGTCCCGGAAGCGGGAATACTGGCGTGTCAAGAAGCGGGAACAGCGAGCTAAGCTGTCAGTGGAAGTCCGAGCTAAGATGAAGGAGAAGGATGCTCTGATGCGAAGAGTCAACCGGTACCAGAGCATATTGGAGGATATGAGGAAGGCGAGAGCAGCGGGCTGCAACACACTGCCACAACCAACAGGAAATGGGCCGACCCACACCAGCGCCTCAGAGACCATCGGAGGGTTCATCAAGGAGGACGGTACATTGACCAATACCATTCCCCAAATGTATCTCATTACAGAAGCAAAAGAGACAGGGGATGAAATTGGTGGCATCGGTGGGATGCCTGTTAATAATTCATTTACGAACACTAACATACAGCGCCAACACCAACTGCTTCCCAAACACACTGGTGATACATATAGTAATATGGTACATCAAATACGGGTCAACCCACCACCTCTAATCCGTCCTGCTCAAGTTAATGTCTCCTGTCCTCCCATCGGCCTATCAATCAGAAAGCCTCCCAGGTTAGTTTCAGGCAGCCCCCCGAAAAACCTCCCTAATCCACACACAGTCGTCCAGCCCCAGAGTCGTATCACCCTCACACACCCTCAAAACATTCAAAACACCTTTCCTGGTTTGCCTACAGCGATACCGAAGCCGGCTAGCTGGGTCATGCAGATGGCTGTCAAAGCTTCTACAGCATCAGCAGCGCTCAACTTGGACCCAAAGCTAACAGAGGAGGAAAAGATGGCTAAGAAGAGAGAGTACTGGAGGGTAAAGAAACGAGAGCAGAGGGCGGCACGCGCCACCCGCCTAAGGCAAGGAGTTCAAGCTAGGGGAAAGACTGCCTCACAGAAGAGGCGGAACCAAAGGTTAGCACGATTAGCTATCGCCATTCCCAATGTCAACAACACACTGACTATCAAGCCTCTCTCAAACACCAGTGTGTCCACGTCTCCACAGGGAGACCAAATCAAACAAGAGAGAGGATCAACCTCAACAGACGCTCCATGTCCTCTACTGGAACAACCCCTCTGTGTTGATATCAAACCGTCCCGGTGTTCACCGCCACCACAGACCGAGCCACCAGACCCAGCCTCGAGTGCTGACAGCCAGGCCACCACTCTCTTGGTGGTGGCTTCTATGAAGAAGCTGCTGGAGGAATCCCTCAGCACTGTGGCTGACTGGAAAACGGAACAGCCAGACTGTATTACAGAACAGCTGCCTTGTAAAAGTGATCCTCAGACATGTTCTTACAAGGATGCTTCCGTCCAGATGGAGGTCAAGCCAAATCTACCTCTGCTCACCCTGGAAGATGAGGAGAAGGTCTCCCTATCTGGTGACCTATCGTTGGAGGTCAAAGGATGGAAGGTGGATGCTGACGCCTTGCCATCCTGCCAGGTAACCATTTGCCCATTGAGCCCCCATCCTAAGGACTCTCCCCTGTCAAGTCCTTGCACTGAAAGTCTGTCTTTCCCAGCTCCCCCTCCCTCTGAACCCAcctctcacacacccacacactcttgGTCCCACACGGCAGCTTCCAGAGGACCACCCCTCCCTCGCAGAGCCCAGAGGCTGCGTGCCAAAAAAGCAGGACACCACCACTGCTGCTCCCCAGAACCCCCAAAGCTACACCATcagcctcaacaacaacaacaacaaccacctcATCAACAACATGAAAATCAACATCGACATCAACCAcctcatcaacaacatcaaaatCAACAACAACTTCAGCAACATCAGCACGCCCCAGAGGTGACAGGCCAGAATGTGACTctggagaagaagagggagtACTGGAGGACGATAAAGAGGCAGCAGAGAGCTAGGACTgccaggcagggaggaggggggcTGAGGCGGGGGGACTACGGCAGACGACTGGCCCTCAAAGCAGCACAG GTTTCGAATCTCCTCAttgtgaagacacacacacagaggccagTGCAGAGAAGCGGAAGCTTCGGTCTACACACAGCACCATTGCTCGAACTGCAGTCCCCCCCACTTCTCCAGCCTATATCTCCCCCTGCTTCTGGACCCAAGGCTAGCCTCAGCATGGTCACCAACATCCCTACACTTCTGGTTGTAGACCCCACTACCTCCAACATGGGACAGCCATATGATACAACACAGCTCAACCCTCCTGTCAACTGTACCAGCATCTCCAATTCACCCATTGGTCACACAGGGTCCCCACAGACATCTCATAGCTTCAGTACCGTGTCTATCCCTATAGGAGGTGGTGTCACTGTCCCCCCATTGAGTGAGGGGAAGAAAGACGGGCTGCTATTGGTGGAGAACCAACAGGAAGCGGCCCCAGGATCCAGCGCTGACTCGCCCCACGTTCTAAAATGGAGACTGCGAGTGCAGGAAACCTCAGACACCGATACCTCACCCATCGCTACTCTCACACCTCCTCCCAACCCTTTGACTAGCATAAAACTCTTACCCATTCAGCATCCCAGTCAAACATCCTCTTTCACCCCAACACAGACTCCTTTCAAATATCAAGGTGCTCAGATTTCTCAAAGTGGGAATGTACAAAATGTACGATCGCCTACATTGCAGGGGCTCACCAAAAGCCCTATCTACATAAGCCCAATGGGTCCGCCCAAGCCAGTGCCGGGGGAGTCGGAAGAGGAGACtctgaggaagaagagggagtacTGGAGGGTGAGGAAGAAGGAGCAGAGAGCCAGGAAAGCAATGAGAGATGGGGAGATGACAGAGAAGAGGCCCTCGGTCAACTGGCAGCCCATCCTTCCTAACACTCATCATCCTCAACAGCTGCTTGAGGAGATGGAGACACAG GAACAGGATCCTGACCGGTGGTTCAACACCTCCGAGGACTCTGAACTACTTCTGAG TACTTccacagagacagacatgtgCTACTTTCCTGACTTTGGCCAAACTGAACCTTTAGAAG ACGAATCAGAGCTCCTTTTCCTACACGACGATCTTGGCGACAACTACGACGGCGCCATCTCGGATGCTGTATGGAGGAATCGCTACCTCATGGACTACGACCCGCTGAACCAGCTGCTGGTGTGCATGGTGTGCGGGGAGCTCCAGTACTCCCACAGCCTGGAGGGGGTGAGGGCCCACATTGACGAGGCCCACCCAGATACCCTGAGCCTGGAGTCCCCGGAGCACCTTCGCATCCTAGAGGCCtgggacgagcaggtgtccaggaGAGAACGCTTCTTCACCAGCCAGCTGCAGCAACACAGTGGGACGATGGGAG GGGACAGTGTCAACCTCCCAGCAGAAGTAATGGTTGATACAGAGGACTCGTCATACCCGACGAACAGCAAAAGCTCTAGAACGATTAAAAGACTCTGA
- the LOC139534653 gene encoding zinc finger translocation-associated protein-like isoform X2 has product MVTPLWSPGTSYWSVTEGPDSPFLLSPIPGPSGRKEKVQCASRPGLSRIPGRDHRRYYHEYWRSEFLMDFDPRRHGMICMVCGSSLATLKLSTIKRHIRQKHPDSLLWSSADKEVIRSGWESHLGLEGGQRLYCPAGGVAAISQGQEEELLDCARHSTGKPGGMVSPKLQPRSTTPSPSPSVPLQQEELPGPSAKTLERYLNDSLHAWFRQEFLMEYQAEAGRLVCMVCGRPLPSLHLDHIKSHVLDIHPQSLVYSSEEKHCILQTWAQTHESNPLNDFIKSEPNTKDERDAGVDFSDELETIQIGSDTYAEDNDEALSEIQDMVDSGDGVGGAPEMTTPILPLHQPRKRRLRGGFPWRLRLDYMVAYGPQGRGTFCMVCSQALPMAKVSSFRRHIQECHPETTSLAREERDAMAEAWTKEAPTEDNPAVQMKEEVDPSDIVSLPVAGEMADNNNRTTKMATPKAVKKEEGVATMPATPGRHGHYPGKDQRRNYQVRWRMEFLMDYDCRRHGLICMVCGATLATLKVSTIKRHIQQVHPHSLVYGPNERQQALLSYNQTALHFVHSDDCFSSQDHGHTALGQTTAGLFVR; this is encoded by the exons ATGGTGACCCCCCTTTGGTCCCCAGGCACCAGCTACTGGAGTGTCACCGAGGGTCCGGACTCccccttcctcctttctcccatCCCGGGCCCCTCTGGACGCAAAGAGAAGGTCCAATGCGCCTCCCGACCCGGCCTCAGCCGCATCCCGGGCAGGGATCATCGGCGCTATTACCACGAGTACTGGCGCAGCGAGTTCCTGATGGACTTTGACCCCCGTCGCCACGGCATGATCTGCATGGTGTGTGGGAGCTCGCTGGCCACGCTCAAACTCAGTACCATCAAGAGGCATATTAGACAGAAGCACCCGGactctctgctgtggagctcgGCCGACAAGGAGGTGATCCGTTCGGGCTGGGAAAGCCACCTGGGTCTGGAGGGGGGCCAGAGGCTGTACTGTCCGGCCGGAGGGGTGGCCGCCATCTCccagggacaggaggaggagctgCTGGACTGTGCTCGCCACTCCACCG GAAAACCTGGTGGTATGGTGTCCCCCAAACTCCAGCCCCGGTCCACGACCCCATCACCCTCTCCCTCAGTCCCCCTCCAGCAGGAGGAGCTCCCCGGGCCCTCTGCCAAGACCCTGGAGCGCTACCTGAACGACTCGCTCCACGCCTGGTTCCGACAGGAGTTCCTCATGGAGTACCAGGCGGAGGCGGGCAGGCTGGTTTGCATGGTGTGCGGCCGTCCGCTGCCCTCGCTCCACCTGGACCACATCAAGAGCCACGTGCTTGACATCCACCCCCAGTCGCTGGTCTACAGCTCGGAGGAGAAGCACTGCATCCTGCAGACCTGGGCCCAGACACATG AATCCAACCCTCTAAACGACTTCATCAAATCTGAGCCCAACACCAAAGACGAGAGAGATGCTGGGGTGGACTTCTCTGATGAGCTGGAGACCATTCAGATCGGCTCAGACACGTATGCAGAGGACAACGATGAGGCGTTATCAGAGATACAGGACATGGTTGATAGCGGTGATGGCGTTGGTGGAGCTCCAGAGATGAccactcccatactccctctCCACCAACCCAGGAAGAGGCGTCTCCGTGGGGGCTTCCCCTGGCGGCTGCGCCTGGACTACATGGTGGCCTACGGACCCCAGGGTCGTGGCACCTTCTGCATGGTGTGCTCCCAGGCCCTGCCCATGGCCAAGGTGAGCAGCTTCCGCCGCCACATCCAGGAATGCCACCCTGAGACCACCAGCCTGGCCCGGGAGGAGAGGGATGCCATGGCCGAGGCCTGGACCAAAGAGGCTCCCACGGAAGACAACCCTGCCGTGCAGATGAAAGAAG AAGTGGACCCCAGTGACATTGTCAGCCTCCCTGTGGCGGGAGAGATGgccgacaacaacaacaggaccaCCAAGATGGCCACCCCCAAGGCCGTAAAGAAGGAGGAGGGGGTCGCCACCATGCCTGCGACTCCGGGGCGCCACGGCCACTACCCGGGCAAGGACCAGCGGCGGAACTACCAGGTGCGCTGGAGGATGGAGTTTCTGATGGACTATGACTGCCGGAGACACGGGTTGATCTGTATGGTGTGCGGGGCGACATTAGCCACTCTCAAAGTCAGCACCATCAAGAGACACATCCAACAGGTTCACCCTCATTCTCTGGTGTATGGCCCCAACGAGAGACAGCAGGCCCTGCTCAGCTACAACCAGACTGCCCTGCACTTCGTCCACTCGGATGACTGTTTCTCCTCACAAGACCACGGACACACGGCACTCGGACAGACGACCGCTGGCCTCTTTGTCCGCTAG